Proteins from a genomic interval of Oncorhynchus clarkii lewisi isolate Uvic-CL-2024 chromosome 13, UVic_Ocla_1.0, whole genome shotgun sequence:
- the LOC139364718 gene encoding signal transducer and activator of transcription 3 isoform X4 — MAQWNQLQQLETRYLEQLYHLYSDSFPMELRQFLAPWIESQDWAYAANKESHATLVFHNLLGEIDQQYSRFLQENNVLYQHNLRRIKQHLQSKYLEKPMEIARIVARCLWEEQRLLQTATTAAQDGTASHPSGTVVTEKQQILEHNLQDIRKRVQDMEQKMKMLENLQDDFDFNYKTLKSQGELSQDMNGNSQAAATRQKMSQLEQMLSALDQLRRQIVTEMAGLLSAMDFVQKNLTDDELADWKRRQQIACIGGPPNICLDRLETWITSLAESQLQIRQQIKKLEELQQKVSYKGDPIIQHRPALEEKIVDLFRNLMKSAFVVERQPCMPMHPDRPLVIKTGVQFTNKVRLLVKFPELNYQLKIKVIIDKESGDVAAIRGSRKFNILGTNTKVMNMEESNNGSLSAEFKHLTLREQRCGNGGRTNSDASLIVTEELHLITFETEVYHQGLKIDLETHSLPVVVISNICQMPNAWASILWYNMLTNHPKNVNFFTKPPVGTWDQVAEVLSWQFSSTTKRGLTIEQLTTLAEKLLGPCVNYSGCQITWAKFCKENMVGKGFSFWVWLDNIIDLVKKYILALWNEGYILGFISKERERAILSPKPPGTFLLRFSESSKEGGITFTWVEKDISGKTQIQSVEPYTKQQLNSMSFAEIIMGYKIMDATNILVSPLVYLFPEIPKEDAFGKYCRPEAAPEAELGDPCSTIQPYLKTKFICVTPCPSVFMDFPDSELLGNGIFPGTNSGNTSDLFPMSPRTLDSLMHNEAEANPGPLDSLTLDMELSSDVASPM; from the exons GGCGTACGCAGCGAACAAGGAGTCCCACGCCACGCTGGTGTTCCACAACCTGCTGGGGGAGATTGACCAGCAGTACAGCCGCTTCCTGCAGGAGAACAACGTGCTCTACCAGCACAACCTGCGGCGCATTAAGCAGCACCTGCAGTCCAAGTACCTGGAGAAACCCATGGAGATCGCCCGCATTGTAGCCCGCTGCCTCTGGGAAGAGCAGAGGCTGTTGCAGACCGCCACCACCGCCGCACAGGACGGAACGGCGTCTCACCCGTCTGGCACTGTGGTGACGGAGAAACAACAGATCCTGGAGCACAACCTGCAGGACATCAGGAAGAGGGTGCAG GATATGGAACAAAAGATGAAGATGCTTGAGAATCTCCAGGATGATTTTGACTTCAACTACAAGACCCTTAAAAGTCAGGGTG AGTTGTCCCAGGACATGAATGGGAACAGCCAGGCGGCAGCCACCCGGCAGAAGATGTCTCAGCTGGAACAGATGCTGAGTGCTCTGGACCAGCTCAGGAGG CAAATCGTGACTGAGATGGCAGGGCTGCTGTCAGCCATGGACTTTGTCCAGAAGAACCTGACAGATGACGAGCTGGCTGACTGGAAGAGGAGGCAGCAGATTGCCTGCATCGGAGGACCACCCAACATTTGCCTGGACCGCTTGGAGACATG GATTACTTCCCTGGCTGAGTCTCAGCTGCAGATCCGCCAGCAGATCAAGAAGCTGGAGGAGCTCCAGCAGAAGGTGTCCTATAAGGGAGACCCCATCATCCAGCACCGGCCCGCTCTGGAGGAGAAGATAGTGGACTTGTTCAGGAACCTCATGAAGAG TGCGTTCGTGGTGGAGAGGCAGCCTTGTATGCCCATGCATCCAGACAGACCACTGGTCATCAAGACAGGTGTGCAGTTCACCAACAAAGTCAG aTTACTGGTGAAGTTTCCAGAATTGAATTACCAGCTGAAGATCAAAGTTATTATTGACAA GGAATCTGGGGACGTGGCTGCCATTCGAGG GTCCCGAAAGTTCAACATCCTAGGTACCAACACCAAGGTGATGAACATGGAGGAGTCCAACAATGGCAGTCTGTCAGCAGAGTTCAAACACCTG ACCCTGAGGGAACAGAGGTGTGGCAATGGTGGCAGGACCAACAGTGAT GCCTCCCTGATCGTTACAGAGGAGCTCCACCTCATCACCTTTGAGACAGAGGTCTACCACCAGGGCTTGAAGATCGACCTGGAG ACCCATTCTCTACCAGTGGTGGTCATCTCCAACATCTGCCAGATGCCCAACGCCTGGGCCTCCATCCTGTGGTACAACATGCTGACcaaccaccccaag AATGTGAACTTCTTCACCAAGCCTCCGGTGGGGACGTGGGATCAGGTAGCGGAGGTGCTGAGCTGGCAGTTCTCCTCCACCACTAAGAGAGGCCTGACCATCGAGCAGCTCACCACCCTGGCTGAGAAACTACTAG GGCCGTGTGTGAACTACTCTGGATGCCAGATCACCTGGGCCAAGTTCTGCAAA GAGAACATGGTGGGTAAAGGCTTCTCTTTCTGGGTATGGCTGGACAACATCATTGACCTGGTCAAGAAGTACATCCTGGCTCTGTGGAATGAAGG GTATATTCTGGGTTTCATcagtaaggagagggagagggccaTCCTGAGCCCTAAGCCTCCTGGTACCTTCCTGCTGCGCTTCAGTGAGAGCAGTAAGGAGGGAGGCATCACCTTCACCTGGGTGGAGAAGGACATCAGTG ggaAGACTCAGATCCAGTCGGTGGAGCCTTACACCAAGCAGCAGCTCAACAGCATGTCCTTTGCGGAGATCATTATGGGATACAAGATCATGGACGCCACCAACATCCTGGTGTCTCCGCTTGTCTACCTCTTCCCAGAGATCCCCAAGGAGGACGCCTTCGGGAAGTACTGCCGACCGGAAGCTGCTCCAGAGGCTGAGCTCGGAGACCCGTGTAGTA CCATTCAACCATACTTAAAGACAAAGTTCATCTGTGTAACCCC GTGCCCTTCCGTGTTCATGGACTTTCCGGACAGCGAGCTGCTTGGGAACGGGATATTCCCTGG CACCAACTCTGGTAACACCAGTGATCTGTTTCCCATGTCCCCTCGCACCCTGGACTCTCTGATGCACAACGAGGCTGAGGCCAACCCTGGCCCGCTGG ACTCCCTCACTCTGGACATGGAGTTGAGCTCTGACGTGGCGTCACCCATGTGA
- the LOC139364718 gene encoding signal transducer and activator of transcription 3 isoform X3, producing MAQWNQLQQLETRYLEQLYHLYSDSFPMELRQFLAPWIESQDWAYAANKESHATLVFHNLLGEIDQQYSRFLQENNVLYQHNLRRIKQHLQSKYLEKPMEIARIVARCLWEEQRLLQTATTAAQDGTASHPSGTVVTEKQQILEHNLQDIRKRVQDMEQKMKMLENLQDDFDFNYKTLKSQGELSQDMNGNSQAAATRQKMSQLEQMLSALDQLRRQIVTEMAGLLSAMDFVQKNLTDDELADWKRRQQIACIGGPPNICLDRLETWITSLAESQLQIRQQIKKLEELQQKVSYKGDPIIQHRPALEEKIVDLFRNLMKSAFVVERQPCMPMHPDRPLVIKTGVQFTNKVRLLVKFPELNYQLKIKVIIDKESGDVAAIRGSRKFNILGTNTKVMNMEESNNGSLSAEFKHLTLREQRCGNGGRTNSDASLIVTEELHLITFETEVYHQGLKIDLETHSLPVVVISNICQMPNAWASILWYNMLTNHPKNVNFFTKPPVGTWDQVAEVLSWQFSSTTKRGLTIEQLTTLAEKLLGPCVNYSGCQITWAKFCKENMVGKGFSFWVWLDNIIDLVKKYILALWNEGYILGFISKERERAILSPKPPGTFLLRFSESSKEGGITFTWVEKDISGKTQIQSVEPYTKQQLNSMSFAEIIMGYKIMDATNILVSPLVYLFPEIPKEDAFGKYCRPEAAPEAELGDPCSTIQPYLKTKFICVTPCPSVFMDFPDSELLGNGIFPGTNSGNTSDLFPMSPRTLDSLMHNEAEANPGPLALLLSVFPDSLTLDMELSSDVASPM from the exons GGCGTACGCAGCGAACAAGGAGTCCCACGCCACGCTGGTGTTCCACAACCTGCTGGGGGAGATTGACCAGCAGTACAGCCGCTTCCTGCAGGAGAACAACGTGCTCTACCAGCACAACCTGCGGCGCATTAAGCAGCACCTGCAGTCCAAGTACCTGGAGAAACCCATGGAGATCGCCCGCATTGTAGCCCGCTGCCTCTGGGAAGAGCAGAGGCTGTTGCAGACCGCCACCACCGCCGCACAGGACGGAACGGCGTCTCACCCGTCTGGCACTGTGGTGACGGAGAAACAACAGATCCTGGAGCACAACCTGCAGGACATCAGGAAGAGGGTGCAG GATATGGAACAAAAGATGAAGATGCTTGAGAATCTCCAGGATGATTTTGACTTCAACTACAAGACCCTTAAAAGTCAGGGTG AGTTGTCCCAGGACATGAATGGGAACAGCCAGGCGGCAGCCACCCGGCAGAAGATGTCTCAGCTGGAACAGATGCTGAGTGCTCTGGACCAGCTCAGGAGG CAAATCGTGACTGAGATGGCAGGGCTGCTGTCAGCCATGGACTTTGTCCAGAAGAACCTGACAGATGACGAGCTGGCTGACTGGAAGAGGAGGCAGCAGATTGCCTGCATCGGAGGACCACCCAACATTTGCCTGGACCGCTTGGAGACATG GATTACTTCCCTGGCTGAGTCTCAGCTGCAGATCCGCCAGCAGATCAAGAAGCTGGAGGAGCTCCAGCAGAAGGTGTCCTATAAGGGAGACCCCATCATCCAGCACCGGCCCGCTCTGGAGGAGAAGATAGTGGACTTGTTCAGGAACCTCATGAAGAG TGCGTTCGTGGTGGAGAGGCAGCCTTGTATGCCCATGCATCCAGACAGACCACTGGTCATCAAGACAGGTGTGCAGTTCACCAACAAAGTCAG aTTACTGGTGAAGTTTCCAGAATTGAATTACCAGCTGAAGATCAAAGTTATTATTGACAA GGAATCTGGGGACGTGGCTGCCATTCGAGG GTCCCGAAAGTTCAACATCCTAGGTACCAACACCAAGGTGATGAACATGGAGGAGTCCAACAATGGCAGTCTGTCAGCAGAGTTCAAACACCTG ACCCTGAGGGAACAGAGGTGTGGCAATGGTGGCAGGACCAACAGTGAT GCCTCCCTGATCGTTACAGAGGAGCTCCACCTCATCACCTTTGAGACAGAGGTCTACCACCAGGGCTTGAAGATCGACCTGGAG ACCCATTCTCTACCAGTGGTGGTCATCTCCAACATCTGCCAGATGCCCAACGCCTGGGCCTCCATCCTGTGGTACAACATGCTGACcaaccaccccaag AATGTGAACTTCTTCACCAAGCCTCCGGTGGGGACGTGGGATCAGGTAGCGGAGGTGCTGAGCTGGCAGTTCTCCTCCACCACTAAGAGAGGCCTGACCATCGAGCAGCTCACCACCCTGGCTGAGAAACTACTAG GGCCGTGTGTGAACTACTCTGGATGCCAGATCACCTGGGCCAAGTTCTGCAAA GAGAACATGGTGGGTAAAGGCTTCTCTTTCTGGGTATGGCTGGACAACATCATTGACCTGGTCAAGAAGTACATCCTGGCTCTGTGGAATGAAGG GTATATTCTGGGTTTCATcagtaaggagagggagagggccaTCCTGAGCCCTAAGCCTCCTGGTACCTTCCTGCTGCGCTTCAGTGAGAGCAGTAAGGAGGGAGGCATCACCTTCACCTGGGTGGAGAAGGACATCAGTG ggaAGACTCAGATCCAGTCGGTGGAGCCTTACACCAAGCAGCAGCTCAACAGCATGTCCTTTGCGGAGATCATTATGGGATACAAGATCATGGACGCCACCAACATCCTGGTGTCTCCGCTTGTCTACCTCTTCCCAGAGATCCCCAAGGAGGACGCCTTCGGGAAGTACTGCCGACCGGAAGCTGCTCCAGAGGCTGAGCTCGGAGACCCGTGTAGTA CCATTCAACCATACTTAAAGACAAAGTTCATCTGTGTAACCCC GTGCCCTTCCGTGTTCATGGACTTTCCGGACAGCGAGCTGCTTGGGAACGGGATATTCCCTGG CACCAACTCTGGTAACACCAGTGATCTGTTTCCCATGTCCCCTCGCACCCTGGACTCTCTGATGCACAACGAGGCTGAGGCCAACCCTGGCCCGCTGG CCCTTTTGCTTTCTGTCTTCCCAGACTCCCTCACTCTGGACATGGAGTTGAGCTCTGACGTGGCGTCACCCATGTGA
- the LOC139364718 gene encoding signal transducer and activator of transcription 3 isoform X6 has translation MAQWNQLQQLETRYLEQLYHLYSDSFPMELRQFLAPWIESQDWAYAANKESHATLVFHNLLGEIDQQYSRFLQENNVLYQHNLRRIKQHLQSKYLEKPMEIARIVARCLWEEQRLLQTATTAAQDGTASHPSGTVVTEKQQILEHNLQDIRKRVQDMEQKMKMLENLQDDFDFNYKTLKSQGDNPPNSSPICSELSQDMNGNSQAAATRQKMSQLEQMLSALDQLRRQIVTEMAGLLSAMDFVQKNLTDDELADWKRRQQIACIGGPPNICLDRLETWITSLAESQLQIRQQIKKLEELQQKVSYKGDPIIQHRPALEEKIVDLFRNLMKSAFVVERQPCMPMHPDRPLVIKTGVQFTNKVRLLVKFPELNYQLKIKVIIDKESGDVAAIRGSRKFNILGTNTKVMNMEESNNGSLSAEFKHLTLREQRCGNGGRTNSDASLIVTEELHLITFETEVYHQGLKIDLETHSLPVVVISNICQMPNAWASILWYNMLTNHPKNVNFFTKPPVGTWDQVAEVLSWQFSSTTKRGLTIEQLTTLAEKLLGPCVNYSGCQITWAKFCKENMVGKGFSFWVWLDNIIDLVKKYILALWNEGYILGFISKERERAILSPKPPGTFLLRFSESSKEGGITFTWVEKDISGKTQIQSVEPYTKQQLNSMSFAEIIMGYKIMDATNILVSPLVYLFPEIPKEDAFGKYCRPEAAPEAELGDPCSTIQPYLKTKFICVTPTNSGNTSDLFPMSPRTLDSLMHNEAEANPGPLDSLTLDMELSSDVASPM, from the exons GGCGTACGCAGCGAACAAGGAGTCCCACGCCACGCTGGTGTTCCACAACCTGCTGGGGGAGATTGACCAGCAGTACAGCCGCTTCCTGCAGGAGAACAACGTGCTCTACCAGCACAACCTGCGGCGCATTAAGCAGCACCTGCAGTCCAAGTACCTGGAGAAACCCATGGAGATCGCCCGCATTGTAGCCCGCTGCCTCTGGGAAGAGCAGAGGCTGTTGCAGACCGCCACCACCGCCGCACAGGACGGAACGGCGTCTCACCCGTCTGGCACTGTGGTGACGGAGAAACAACAGATCCTGGAGCACAACCTGCAGGACATCAGGAAGAGGGTGCAG GATATGGAACAAAAGATGAAGATGCTTGAGAATCTCCAGGATGATTTTGACTTCAACTACAAGACCCTTAAAAGTCAGGGTG ATAACCCACCCAACTCCTCTCCTATTTGCTCAGAGTTGTCCCAGGACATGAATGGGAACAGCCAGGCGGCAGCCACCCGGCAGAAGATGTCTCAGCTGGAACAGATGCTGAGTGCTCTGGACCAGCTCAGGAGG CAAATCGTGACTGAGATGGCAGGGCTGCTGTCAGCCATGGACTTTGTCCAGAAGAACCTGACAGATGACGAGCTGGCTGACTGGAAGAGGAGGCAGCAGATTGCCTGCATCGGAGGACCACCCAACATTTGCCTGGACCGCTTGGAGACATG GATTACTTCCCTGGCTGAGTCTCAGCTGCAGATCCGCCAGCAGATCAAGAAGCTGGAGGAGCTCCAGCAGAAGGTGTCCTATAAGGGAGACCCCATCATCCAGCACCGGCCCGCTCTGGAGGAGAAGATAGTGGACTTGTTCAGGAACCTCATGAAGAG TGCGTTCGTGGTGGAGAGGCAGCCTTGTATGCCCATGCATCCAGACAGACCACTGGTCATCAAGACAGGTGTGCAGTTCACCAACAAAGTCAG aTTACTGGTGAAGTTTCCAGAATTGAATTACCAGCTGAAGATCAAAGTTATTATTGACAA GGAATCTGGGGACGTGGCTGCCATTCGAGG GTCCCGAAAGTTCAACATCCTAGGTACCAACACCAAGGTGATGAACATGGAGGAGTCCAACAATGGCAGTCTGTCAGCAGAGTTCAAACACCTG ACCCTGAGGGAACAGAGGTGTGGCAATGGTGGCAGGACCAACAGTGAT GCCTCCCTGATCGTTACAGAGGAGCTCCACCTCATCACCTTTGAGACAGAGGTCTACCACCAGGGCTTGAAGATCGACCTGGAG ACCCATTCTCTACCAGTGGTGGTCATCTCCAACATCTGCCAGATGCCCAACGCCTGGGCCTCCATCCTGTGGTACAACATGCTGACcaaccaccccaag AATGTGAACTTCTTCACCAAGCCTCCGGTGGGGACGTGGGATCAGGTAGCGGAGGTGCTGAGCTGGCAGTTCTCCTCCACCACTAAGAGAGGCCTGACCATCGAGCAGCTCACCACCCTGGCTGAGAAACTACTAG GGCCGTGTGTGAACTACTCTGGATGCCAGATCACCTGGGCCAAGTTCTGCAAA GAGAACATGGTGGGTAAAGGCTTCTCTTTCTGGGTATGGCTGGACAACATCATTGACCTGGTCAAGAAGTACATCCTGGCTCTGTGGAATGAAGG GTATATTCTGGGTTTCATcagtaaggagagggagagggccaTCCTGAGCCCTAAGCCTCCTGGTACCTTCCTGCTGCGCTTCAGTGAGAGCAGTAAGGAGGGAGGCATCACCTTCACCTGGGTGGAGAAGGACATCAGTG ggaAGACTCAGATCCAGTCGGTGGAGCCTTACACCAAGCAGCAGCTCAACAGCATGTCCTTTGCGGAGATCATTATGGGATACAAGATCATGGACGCCACCAACATCCTGGTGTCTCCGCTTGTCTACCTCTTCCCAGAGATCCCCAAGGAGGACGCCTTCGGGAAGTACTGCCGACCGGAAGCTGCTCCAGAGGCTGAGCTCGGAGACCCGTGTAGTA CCATTCAACCATACTTAAAGACAAAGTTCATCTGTGTAACCCC CACCAACTCTGGTAACACCAGTGATCTGTTTCCCATGTCCCCTCGCACCCTGGACTCTCTGATGCACAACGAGGCTGAGGCCAACCCTGGCCCGCTGG ACTCCCTCACTCTGGACATGGAGTTGAGCTCTGACGTGGCGTCACCCATGTGA
- the LOC139364718 gene encoding signal transducer and activator of transcription 3 isoform X7: protein MAQWNQLQQLETRYLEQLYHLYSDSFPMELRQFLAPWIESQDWAYAANKESHATLVFHNLLGEIDQQYSRFLQENNVLYQHNLRRIKQHLQSKYLEKPMEIARIVARCLWEEQRLLQTATTAAQDGTASHPSGTVVTEKQQILEHNLQDIRKRVQDMEQKMKMLENLQDDFDFNYKTLKSQGELSQDMNGNSQAAATRQKMSQLEQMLSALDQLRRQIVTEMAGLLSAMDFVQKNLTDDELADWKRRQQIACIGGPPNICLDRLETWITSLAESQLQIRQQIKKLEELQQKVSYKGDPIIQHRPALEEKIVDLFRNLMKSAFVVERQPCMPMHPDRPLVIKTGVQFTNKVRLLVKFPELNYQLKIKVIIDKESGDVAAIRGSRKFNILGTNTKVMNMEESNNGSLSAEFKHLTLREQRCGNGGRTNSDASLIVTEELHLITFETEVYHQGLKIDLETHSLPVVVISNICQMPNAWASILWYNMLTNHPKNVNFFTKPPVGTWDQVAEVLSWQFSSTTKRGLTIEQLTTLAEKLLGPCVNYSGCQITWAKFCKENMVGKGFSFWVWLDNIIDLVKKYILALWNEGYILGFISKERERAILSPKPPGTFLLRFSESSKEGGITFTWVEKDISGKTQIQSVEPYTKQQLNSMSFAEIIMGYKIMDATNILVSPLVYLFPEIPKEDAFGKYCRPEAAPEAELGDPCSTIQPYLKTKFICVTPTNSGNTSDLFPMSPRTLDSLMHNEAEANPGPLALLLSVFPDSLTLDMELSSDVASPM from the exons GGCGTACGCAGCGAACAAGGAGTCCCACGCCACGCTGGTGTTCCACAACCTGCTGGGGGAGATTGACCAGCAGTACAGCCGCTTCCTGCAGGAGAACAACGTGCTCTACCAGCACAACCTGCGGCGCATTAAGCAGCACCTGCAGTCCAAGTACCTGGAGAAACCCATGGAGATCGCCCGCATTGTAGCCCGCTGCCTCTGGGAAGAGCAGAGGCTGTTGCAGACCGCCACCACCGCCGCACAGGACGGAACGGCGTCTCACCCGTCTGGCACTGTGGTGACGGAGAAACAACAGATCCTGGAGCACAACCTGCAGGACATCAGGAAGAGGGTGCAG GATATGGAACAAAAGATGAAGATGCTTGAGAATCTCCAGGATGATTTTGACTTCAACTACAAGACCCTTAAAAGTCAGGGTG AGTTGTCCCAGGACATGAATGGGAACAGCCAGGCGGCAGCCACCCGGCAGAAGATGTCTCAGCTGGAACAGATGCTGAGTGCTCTGGACCAGCTCAGGAGG CAAATCGTGACTGAGATGGCAGGGCTGCTGTCAGCCATGGACTTTGTCCAGAAGAACCTGACAGATGACGAGCTGGCTGACTGGAAGAGGAGGCAGCAGATTGCCTGCATCGGAGGACCACCCAACATTTGCCTGGACCGCTTGGAGACATG GATTACTTCCCTGGCTGAGTCTCAGCTGCAGATCCGCCAGCAGATCAAGAAGCTGGAGGAGCTCCAGCAGAAGGTGTCCTATAAGGGAGACCCCATCATCCAGCACCGGCCCGCTCTGGAGGAGAAGATAGTGGACTTGTTCAGGAACCTCATGAAGAG TGCGTTCGTGGTGGAGAGGCAGCCTTGTATGCCCATGCATCCAGACAGACCACTGGTCATCAAGACAGGTGTGCAGTTCACCAACAAAGTCAG aTTACTGGTGAAGTTTCCAGAATTGAATTACCAGCTGAAGATCAAAGTTATTATTGACAA GGAATCTGGGGACGTGGCTGCCATTCGAGG GTCCCGAAAGTTCAACATCCTAGGTACCAACACCAAGGTGATGAACATGGAGGAGTCCAACAATGGCAGTCTGTCAGCAGAGTTCAAACACCTG ACCCTGAGGGAACAGAGGTGTGGCAATGGTGGCAGGACCAACAGTGAT GCCTCCCTGATCGTTACAGAGGAGCTCCACCTCATCACCTTTGAGACAGAGGTCTACCACCAGGGCTTGAAGATCGACCTGGAG ACCCATTCTCTACCAGTGGTGGTCATCTCCAACATCTGCCAGATGCCCAACGCCTGGGCCTCCATCCTGTGGTACAACATGCTGACcaaccaccccaag AATGTGAACTTCTTCACCAAGCCTCCGGTGGGGACGTGGGATCAGGTAGCGGAGGTGCTGAGCTGGCAGTTCTCCTCCACCACTAAGAGAGGCCTGACCATCGAGCAGCTCACCACCCTGGCTGAGAAACTACTAG GGCCGTGTGTGAACTACTCTGGATGCCAGATCACCTGGGCCAAGTTCTGCAAA GAGAACATGGTGGGTAAAGGCTTCTCTTTCTGGGTATGGCTGGACAACATCATTGACCTGGTCAAGAAGTACATCCTGGCTCTGTGGAATGAAGG GTATATTCTGGGTTTCATcagtaaggagagggagagggccaTCCTGAGCCCTAAGCCTCCTGGTACCTTCCTGCTGCGCTTCAGTGAGAGCAGTAAGGAGGGAGGCATCACCTTCACCTGGGTGGAGAAGGACATCAGTG ggaAGACTCAGATCCAGTCGGTGGAGCCTTACACCAAGCAGCAGCTCAACAGCATGTCCTTTGCGGAGATCATTATGGGATACAAGATCATGGACGCCACCAACATCCTGGTGTCTCCGCTTGTCTACCTCTTCCCAGAGATCCCCAAGGAGGACGCCTTCGGGAAGTACTGCCGACCGGAAGCTGCTCCAGAGGCTGAGCTCGGAGACCCGTGTAGTA CCATTCAACCATACTTAAAGACAAAGTTCATCTGTGTAACCCC CACCAACTCTGGTAACACCAGTGATCTGTTTCCCATGTCCCCTCGCACCCTGGACTCTCTGATGCACAACGAGGCTGAGGCCAACCCTGGCCCGCTGG CCCTTTTGCTTTCTGTCTTCCCAGACTCCCTCACTCTGGACATGGAGTTGAGCTCTGACGTGGCGTCACCCATGTGA